A window from Nothobranchius furzeri strain GRZ-AD chromosome 17, NfurGRZ-RIMD1, whole genome shotgun sequence encodes these proteins:
- the LOC107393996 gene encoding kinesin-like protein KIF24 isoform X3: MTVCLYELLRAAGMQHHYARFTLAGVCRAVHLSALRMEDYPLLGITSMEDRTRLFHLVQMVKTLDLNSLVNDDIMICNDNIGGDGDCVAVGGRISFGENVSKDPDKYGATINTSNASSHNRFVEPVQVKGSATAMQLELPIRNAAPYGPPKSKNNRRGTVSCSCDSHHEENRRGFSSVNSDDNFLSISKISHKPNPNCATDTDSKPFGQKLREGTSRKENVSPDTTKPIPVFEAKGTAGYNYGLPLSSPLVPKNKYVGGQRIRVCVRKRPLTRAECRRGQVDVVTTTPGEDCVIVRESKEAVDLSEYILQHKFYFDQVFGEGSSNEEVYQTTAFPLVQHMLNGGKATCFAYGQTGAGKTHTMLGSSPGEPGLYVLAVRDIFAHLSTTHTHSSLLVYASFFEIYCGQLYDLLDSRKRLFAREDGQKVVHISGLRNVRVDSVSSVLKVISQGTAERTQGVSGVNPLSSRSHAVLQIQLRGPNQQTGGRMWFVDLAGSERASDAKEPDRQTRMEGAEINQSLLALKECIRSLDKDESHTPFRQSKLTQVLKDSFIGNSLTCMIASISPGHQATEHTLNTLRYADRVKELKGQAEVRGRRRCKTGPFSKHNRSSSNVGTPKKATKLSETIEPNTPARFHTAGVFLRLTPKYSRCEEETQSKGRRQKILESEKPVRGWLANGERESWTKEADEEEGRRMTRGNSDSHHYVREKSTRAAPALKPQTGQRKHKEQTCEDNLTFMVKECGFHRRKKDNSPPEWIEEERICEVERQRERDLKKADTEKMRHLKQYHQHLQQSVPSLSSSVHFVPSFRCPSSPSSTQDSLSSFLPSSRLSFVTHMDHSLREILDEYAATGGADVDNDGPISLLRGETQVQPLTSTNHCENDAGAGSSNRLNDGWRLDESESERKRLVEERARRGEKRLAVRKQAWRAQVEEAVAESANRTANGKSSNVNVQLSDCWGLKDQRGTSVVRPNASDVSDKDMWRAAQTDSAHYDLVHQRAPAERPLSPSCNELLISDKLHESPFESANAKRDNILQNTPEAVSSNNHRERKNSFVANASEGQFPYAQSATSPVSSTRNGCIQPTDCAVYTHSCNHTAKISTFPQDETNVDSLSISLLHVDQQAAATSFLHSTNLVDSGVKTGEELVEDEDASDVAKMNLLDASDNVTLTEQQKYTKIAVSGNDANKSRISGFRQQKNQLFNNTATASPLQPSTCVSVLTPLLHIGNNSSPAAHNPAECASKSSSITREKSSISAGHLNRAPSHYSCNSNVLPKPKNAAKSTSNQEIRPTMHLFTTDGSEYTKWCVVEAHLEQLKQMEAFCHKEGKLLWRQHKMAFGEYVQKLAEILEGKARCLHSMRAQLQPFLTASTSSKQGNTHFHTVM; the protein is encoded by the exons ATGACGGTTTGTCTATACGAGCTCCTGAGAGCTGCAGGGATGCAGCATCATTATGCCCG GTTCACCTTGGCTGGTGTTTGCCGCGCAGTCCACCTTTCAGCTCTGAGGATGGAGGATTACCCCCTCCTGGGAATCACCTCAATGGAGGACAGAACACGACTTTTCCATCTGGTCCAAATGGTCAAAACTCTTGACTTAAATAGTCTAGTGAATGATGATATTATGATTTGTAATGATAACATTGGAGGTGATGGAGACTGTGTTGCAGTGGGTGGAAGAATCAGTTTTGGTGAAAATGTGAGCAAGGATCCTGACAAATACGGAGCTACAATAAATACATCTAATGCATCCAG CCATAATAGGTTTGTTGAGCCTGTCCAGGTAAAAGGATCAGCCACAGCCATGCAACTTGAGCTTCCCATCAGAAATGCAGCCCCATACGGCCCCCCAAAGAGCAAAAACAATAGGAGGGGCACAGTTAGCTGCTCATGTGATTCCCACCATGAAGAAAACAGAAGAGGATTTTCTTCGGTCAATTCTGATGACAATTTTCTATCAATTAGTAAAATATCCCACAAACCAAATCCCAATTGTGCAACTGATACTGATAGCAAACCTTTTGGACAAAAACTCAGAGAAGGAACCTCCAGGAAGGAAAATGTCTCTCCAGACACGACTAAGCCCATACCTGTTTTTGAAGCAAAAGGAACAGCTGGCTACAACTACGGACTCCCACTGAGTTCTCCACTGGTTCCAAAAAACAA GTATGTGGGGGGACAGCGGATTAGAGTGTGTGTTAGGAAAAGACCTTTGACACGTGCAGAGTGCAGAAGAGGACAGGTCGATGTTGTCACGACGACTCCAGGTGAAGACTGCGTTATTGTCCGTGAAAGCAAAGAAGCTGTGGATCTCTCTGAGTACATACTACAG CACAAGTTTTACTTTGACCAGGTTTTTGGGGAAGGGAGCTCTAATGAAGAGGTGTATCAAACGACAGCCTTTCCTCTGGTGCAGCACATGCTTAACGG AGGGAAAGCCACCTGCTTTGCATATGGACAAACAGGTGCAGGGAAGACTCACACCATGCTGGGATCATCTCCTGGGGAACCTGGGTTGTATGTTCTGGCAGTTCGGGACATTTTTGCTCACCTGTccaccacacacacgcactcatccTTACTGGTTTATGCTAGTTTCTTTGAGATCTACTGCGGTCAGTTGTACGACCTGTTGGACAGCAGGAAAAG GTTGTTTGCGAGAGAAGATGGACAGAAAGTGGTTCACATTTCAGGGCTGCGTAATGTCAGAGTGGATTCGGTCAGCTCGGTGCTTAAG GTGATTTCACAAGGAACAGCAGAACGGACTCAGGGAGTCAGTGGCGTGAATCCTCTCTCCTCCCGTTCTCACGCCGTGCTTCAGATTCAGCTCAGGGGTCCAAACCAGCAGACAGGTGGAAG gatGTGGTTTGTGGATCTGGCAGGAAGTGAGCGGGCATCTGATGCCAAAGAACCAGACAGACAGACTCGTATGGAGGGAGCTGAGATCAACCAGAGCCTGTTGGCT CTTAAGGAATGTATTCGTTCTCTTGATAAAGATGAATCCCACACACCATTCCGACAAAGCAAACTTACTCAG GTTTTAAAAGACTCATTTATTGGAAACTCCTTGACCTGCATGATTGCCAGCATCTCACCAGGTCACCAAGCAACCGAACACACGCTGAATACACTAAGATATGCTGATCG TGTGAAGGAGTTAAAGGGACAAGCAGAGGTAAGGGGAAGGAGAAGGTGCAAGACGGGACCTTTCTCTAAACATAACAGGAGCAGCAGCAACGTTGGCACTCCGAAAAAAGCAACCAAACTAAGTGAGACTATTGAACCAAATACACCTGCAAGGTTCCACACAGCGGGCGTATTCCTCCGCTTAACACCCAAGTACAGCAGATGTGAAGAGGAAACTCAGTCAAAAGGCAGAAGACAAAAAATACTTGAATCTGAGAAACCAGTTAGAGGTTGGCTGGCGAATGGTGAAAGGGAGAGTTGGACTAAAGAGGCAGACGAAGAAGAAGGTCGGCGCATGACACGTGGAAATTCTGATTCTCACCATTATGTTAGAGAGAAAAGTACCAGAGCAGCACCGGCACTCAAACCACAAACTGGTCAGCGGAAACACAAGGAACAAACTTGTGAGGATAATTTGACTTTTATGGTAAAAGAATGTGGATTCCACCGCAGGAAGAAAGATAATAGTCCACCAGAATGGATAGAAGAGGAAAGAATCTGTGAAGTAGAGCGACAAAGGGAAAGAGATTTAAAAAAGGCTGATACAGAAAAAATGAGACACCTAAAACAATATCATCAACATCTGCAGCAGTCTGTACCCTCATTGTCTTCATCAGTCCATTTCGTGCCATCTTTTAGATGTCCATCTTCTCCCTCCTCTACTCAGGACTCGCTCTCATCATTCCTGCCCTCCTCTCGCCTCTCGTTTGTAACTCACATGGATCATAGTTTGAGAGAGATTTTAGATGAATATGCAGCCACAGGAGGAGCCGATGTTGATAATGATGGACCGATTTCTTTGCTTAGAGGTGAGACTCAAGTTCAACCTTTAACCTCTACAAACCACTGCGAGAATGATGCTGGTGCCGGCAGCAGTAACCGTTTAAATGACGGCTGGAGGTTAGATGAGTCTGAAAGTGAGAGGAAAAGGCTGGTTGAGGAGAGGGCGAGGAGGGGGGAGAAAAGATTAGCTGTGAGGAAGCAAGCGTGGCGTGCTCAGGTGGAAGAAGCAGTGGCGGAGTCTGCAAATAGAACAGCAAACGGAAAATCGTCAAATGTAAATGTGCAACTGTCAGACTGCTGGGGTTTGAAGGACCAAAGAGGAACAAGCGTGGTCAGACCAAATGCGTCAGATGTCTCGGATAAAGACATGTGGAGAGCTGCACAGACAGATTCAGCTCACTATGATTTGGTGCATCAGCGAGCTCCTGCAGAAAGGCCTCTTTCCCCATCATGCAATGAGCTCCTGATCTCAGATAAGCTGCATGAGTCTCCTTTTGAATCTGCAAATGCTAAACGTGATAATATCCTACAAAATACTCCAGAGGCAGTATCATCAAACAACCACAGAGAGAGAAAAAATAGCTTTGTAGCTAATGCTAGTGAAGGACAATTTCCATATGCTCAATCAGCCACATCACCTGTTTCATCTACCAGGAATGGATGCATACAGCCAACAGATTGTGCTGTTTACACACACTCATGCAACCACACAGCCAAAATCTCTACTTTCCCTCAAGATGAGACAAATGTGGACTCGCTCAGCATTTCCCTGCTTCATGTCGATCAACAAGCTGCTGCCACCTCATTCTTACATTCTACGAATCTGGTAGACTCTGGTGTAAAAACAGGGGAAGAACTTGTAGAGGATGAAGATGCATCAGATGTAGCTAAAATGAATCTTTTAGATGCATCTGACAATGTGACACTGACTGAGCAGCAAAAATACACCAAAATAGCTGTCAGTGGAAACG ATGCAAACAAATCTCGCATTTCTGGCTTTAGGCAGCAGAAAAATCAACTTTTTAACAACACAGCTACTGCATCGCCACTTCAACCATCTACATGTGTGTCTGTGCTTACTCCTCTCTTGCACATTGGGAACAACAGCTCTCCTGCTGCACACAACCCAGCAGAATGTGCGAGTAAATCTTCATCCATTACAAGAGAAAAATCCAGCATCTCTGCTGGTCATCTGAATAGAGCGCCGTCCCACTATTCCTGCAACTCAAATGTTTTACCAAAACCAAAAAATGCAGCAAAATCAACCAGCAATCAAGAAATTAGACCCACTATGCATCTTTTTACCACAGATGGCTCTGAATACACCAA GTGGTGTGTTGTTGAGGCCCACCTGGAGCAGCTGAAACAGATGGAAGCTTTCTGTCATAAAGAGGGGAAACTTTTATGGCGGCAACATAAAATG GCATTTGGGGAATATGTCCAAAAGCTGGCAGAGATCCTGGAGGGAAAGGCCAGATGTCTACACAGCATGAGAGCTCAGCTGCAGCCGTTTCTGACAGCCAGTACGTCCTCAAAACAAGGAAACACACATTTCCATACAGTCATGTAA